In [Phormidium] sp. ETS-05, the genomic window GCATTCTTTGTTAGAACATGCTGCCGAGCGGAAGAATCAGGACTGGTTGTTTAGTGAGGAGCATTCTGGGAAAACGGTGGTATATGACGGGCGCACTGGCGAGCCGTTCGATCGTCCCGTGACGGTAGGCCAAGCATATATGCTCAAGCTAGTGCATTTGGTGGATGACAAAATTCACGCTCGCTCTACCGGGCCTTATTCTCTCGTGACACAGCAGCCTTTGGGGGGCAAAGCCCAGCAGGGTGGTCAGCGGTTCGGCGAAATGGAAGTATGGGCATTAGAAGCCTTCGGCGCTGCTTACACGCTCCAAGAGCTGCTCACTGTGAAATCCGACGATATGCAGGGGCGCAATGAGGCCCTTAATGCCATTGTTAAAGGCAAATCTATCCCCCGTCCGGGTACTCCAGAGTCGTTTAAGGTGCTGATGCGCGAGCTACAGTCTTTGTGTTTGGATGTGGCAGTGCATAAGGTGCAAACCACTGAGTCGGGAGAGAGCAAGGATGTGGAGGTGGATTTGATGGCCGATGCTAACAGCCGTCGGGCGCCAACGCGCCCCACTTACGAGTCCATTTCTCGCGATTCTTTTGATGATGATGACGATGATGATGATGATGATGGGGATTTGGAGGAGTAAAGACCCCTGAATGGCTCGTAGTTGGGATCCAGACGTTGAAGCATCTCCCATCCCGTAATGTTAAAATGCCTCAGTCGTGCGACCACCACGGCTGCGGCGTTACCAACGTATCGAGTTAAGGATTGACTTTGATATGTCCCATTATGTCACAGTGCCACCGAGCCTGCCAGGAGAGTTAGTCGAATCTGGTTGTATTATCTATATTGGTCCTGGCAATGGTAATGGTTACGGCGTGAAACGGGTTCAGGGGAAAAAGTGCTATGCTCACCGCTTGGCTCTGGAGGCGAAGTTAGGAAGGCAACTGTTGCCGGGACACTGCGCCTGTCACACCTGCGATGTCCGTGGCTGCATCAATCCCGACCATCTGTTTGAGGGGACTTACTCGGAAAATACCTTGGATGCGGTGAGAAAGGGCCGTTATTGCAAGCATAGTCAGAAGTTATCGGAGTCAGATCTTGGGGAAATTAGGCAGCAACTGGAGATGGGGGTCAGTCATACAGAGTTAGCA contains:
- a CDS encoding HNH endonuclease, with the translated sequence MRPPRLRRYQRIELRIDFDMSHYVTVPPSLPGELVESGCIIYIGPGNGNGYGVKRVQGKKCYAHRLALEAKLGRQLLPGHCACHTCDVRGCINPDHLFEGTYSENTLDAVRKGRYCKHSQKLSESDLGEIRQQLEMGVSHTELAQMYGVTVARIGQINKLYFPETVVKPKLNKEMADEIRGRLAAGEKYSHLANEYGVSDRMIRKIKNGEAYK